Genomic window (Subtercola endophyticus):
TCTCGGCACCTCGTGGTTGCTGCCCCGTCTGGTGGGGCCGGCGGTCGCCGCCGAGATCGCCTTCACGGGCAGACTGGTCGGGGCTTCGGAAGCCGCCAGAATCGGCCTGGTGAATTCTGTCAGTGCCGACGGTGAACTGCTGGCCGACGCCGAAGCGATGGCAGAACTCATCTGCACGAATTCGCCGAGCGGCGTGGCCATGTCGAAGCGAGCTCTGCAGGCGAACGGCGAAATCAGTTCGTACGCGGCGGCGATGGAATTGGAGAACCGCGGCCAAGCGCTTCTCACCCGCACAGAAGACATGCCAGAAGCGCTGGCCGCTTTTCTCGACAAGCGCGCGCCGAACTTCACGGGCCAGTGAAGCCGGCCGGTGAATCTAAGCTGTCGTAATGACCCAGATATCTGAACTCTTCGACGAGTCGGTGTGGATGCCCGTCGACGGCTTCGCCGACCTCACCGACATCACCTACCACCACGACCACGCCGGCCGGGTGGCCCGAGTCGCCTTCAACCGGCCGGAGGTGCTGAACGCGTTTCGGCCGCAATCGGTCGACGAACTGTTCCGTGTGCTCGAAGACGCCCGCCAGAACACCCGCATCGGGGTCGTTCTGCTGACCGGCAACGGGCCCAGCCCGAAAGACGGCAACTGGGCCTTCTGCTCGGGGGGCGACCAGCGCATCCGCGGCCGCGACGGCTACCAGTACAAAGACGGTACGCACTCGACGGGCCGGCTGCACATTCTCGAGGTGCAGCGCCTGATTCGGTTCATGCCCAAGGTCGTGATCGCGGTTGTTCCCGGCTGGGCCGCGGGCGGCGGTCACTCGTTGCACGTCACCTGCGATCTCACCATCGCGAGCGCCGAACACGGCAAGTTCAAGCAGACCGATGCGAACGTCGGCTCGTTCGACGGCGGGTACGGAAGCGCCTATCTGGCGCGGCAGGTCGGCCAGAAATTCGCCCGCGAGATTTTCTTTCTGGGGCAGGAGTACAGCGCCCAGCGGGCCTACGAGATGGGCGCGATCAACGCAGTCGTGCCGCACGCCGAGTTGGAGACGACGGCGTATGCCTGGGCGAACACCATTCTGACGAAGTCGCCGACGTCGATCCGTATGCTCAAATTCTCGTTCAACGCCGTCGATGACGGCCTGGTCGGTCAGCAGCTGTTCGCCGGCGAGGCCACCCGCCTCGCCTACGGAACCGACGAAGCGGTCGAGGGCCGCGATTCGTTCCTCGAGAAGCGCGAGCCCGACTGGGGGCCGTACCCCTGGCAGTTCTGACCGGTCAGTTCTGAGCGCCGCACGATCGCCGGCGAGGCGCTCAGTCCATCAATCGTTTTGTGAGATCGTCGGTCAGGCTCGCACCGTTCGCGTCGACGAGTGAACCGAAGTACTGCTCGCGGGTCGCTTGTCGAGGTTGAATGAACAACGCCGACGCGGTGGCGAAGACGACATCAGGCTGCGAAGACACGGCGATGCTGCCCTCGATCCACGTCTTTCGCCCCTCTGTCGAAGACACCGCCGCCTTCATGGTCAGTTCGGTGTCGAGGGGAAGAGCGCGCCGATAGTCGACGGTCAGCTGAGCCGTCATGCCCCAGCGGCCCGCCCGCGCCATGGCGGTGCCCAGCAGCTCATCGAAGATCAGGGCCGAAATGCCGCCGTGCACAAACCCGGGAGGCCCCTCGAACCGGCGGTCGAAAGCACCGCGTGCCTCCACACCCTCTGGCGTCGTCTCGAAGGTGAGCGGCGGCGCCATGGGGTTGCCCGCACCGATCACCGGGCTGAAAAATCGCTTGCCCTCGGCGAGATCGTCGAACGGCGACACTTCGGTCAGCGGCCGAACGACGTCGCCGAGACCGTCGATGGCACCACGAACAGCGACCGCCGCAGAAGCCAACTGCTGGGCGGTGGCGTCGACACTCGTCACCACGATGTTCGCGCGCCTCAGGGCATCGGCCAGATCGAGTGCGGCGGTACGCCGCCGCTCGAGGTCGTCGTTTTCACGCGGGTGCGGGGCAGAAGTCGGCATACTCCATTGTCTCGCCCCCAGCGCCGGGCCTCTGGCCGCAATGGTCTGTCCGTTGATACGGTATGTCCAATATGACAACCTCGAAGAAGTCGATCTTCGCCCCCGACGTACTGGCGGGCAAACGCATTCTCATCACCGGTGGCGGCACGGGGCTGGGCCGTGGTGTGGCCAAGCACCTCGTCGAGCACGGCGCCGAGGTGCACCTGTGGGGTCGCCGAATCTCTGTGCTCGAAGAGGCGGCGGCCGAGGCATCCGGCGGCCGTGACGGCCGCGTGTTCTACCAGGCGGTGGATGTTCGCAAGGCTGATCTCGTCGATGAAGCTATGGGCGCCATCTGGCACGAGCACGGCCCCCTGACGAGCGTGATCAACAACGCCGCCGGTAACTTCATCGCGCCCACCGCGAGCCTCAGCTCGCGGGCTTTCGAAGCGGTGAGCTCGACGGTGATGAACGGATCGTTCAACACCACCCATGCCGCGGGCAAGCGCTGGATCGCCGAAGGCCTTGCCGGCTGCGTGCTCTCGACGCTCACCACCTGGGTGTGGACGGGCTCGGCCTTCGTAGTGCCCTCAGCCATGGCGAAGGCGGCCGTGCACGCCATGACGATGTCGCTCGCCGTCGAGTGGGCCCGGTACGGCATTAGGCTGAACGCCCTGGCCCCCGGTCCGATTCCCACCGACTACGCCTGGGAGATGCTGAGCCCCACCGACAGCAGCGCCGTCGGTGCAACCCAGCCCGACCAGATTCCGATGAAGCGCGCGGGCACCATCGAGGAGCTCGCCGCGCTGACGATCTTTCTGCTCTCAGACGCGTGCGACTACCTCACCGGCGAGACGATCGCGATGGATGGCGGGCAGCGCCTCGCCGGCCCCGCCACCTTCGCCGGCCTCACCTCGCTCAGCGATCAGGACTGGGCCGACGTTCGCGCGGCCAGTCAGGCCGCGTCTGAAGCCAGCAAGACGCAGCGAAGCGTCTGAGCGCACGGGCCCCACGGGCGCGGGCTGAACGGGTGCTGCGGATTCGGGCGGCCATTTTGGTTATCCATTGCAATGGACAGACCAAAAATGTACTCTGATGCTGGTTCGACAGTGTCGTGAATCTCCGACGGCCGTGAACCCTCAACGAGAGGTCGGTGAAGTCAATGACGACTACCGAAGCCAACCACGCCCTTGCCCGCTACACCCCGCAGCAGATCGAGGCATTCGAAAACAGCGGCCAGTGGGATGCCGGCACGCTCGCGTCGTACATCGACGACTTTGCGATCGCGGCCCCCCACAAAATCGCCCTCACCGATGGGTACGAGTCGCTCACCCGCGGCGAACTGCACGACCGCTCGCGGCGGCTGGCGCTGTCGCTGAAGAACCTCGGTATCACCCACGGCGACCGCGTGCAGGTGCAATTGCCGAACTGGAACGAGTTCGCGGTCATCTACCTCGCCCTCGCCCGGCTCGGCGCGATACTCGTGCCGACGATGCCGGTGTACCGCGACGATGAAGTGAAGTTCGTCATCGACAACTCCGGCGCGAAGATGTCGATCGTCACCTCGAATTTTCGCCACTTCGACTACGTCACAATGATCGAGGGCATCCGCGCGGTGACTCCTGCACTCGAGAATGTCATCGTCGTGCGCGGAGCAGCCTCGGCATCGACGCTCGCGTACGACGACCTCATCGCCGGCGAGCACGTGCCGACGGATGCCGAGCTCGGACGCGGGCCCTCGTCAGAAGACACCCACGCCATCATCTACACCTCGGGCACCGAGTCTCGGCCGAAGGGCTGCGAACACACCTTCGCGACCATGGCCTTCACCGCCCGGCGCCTGGCGGCCGACGTCTTTCAACTGACAGAAGACGACGTGATGCTCATGCCGACGCCGATCACGCACGCCACGGGGCTCGCTGCAGGGCTCATGATGCCGCTGCTGTACGGAGCGAGCATCCATCTCGTCGACGTCTGGGAGCCGCACGACGCGCTGCACCGCATCGCCGAATACGGAACGACCGTCAGCATGAGCGCCACGCCCTTTCTGCAGATGACCCTCGGTGCGCTGAAGACCGACCCCACGCACGATATGTCGAGCATGCGCGTCTGGGCCAGTGCCGGCGCGCCGATTCCGGAGTCGATGCTGCGTGCCTGGCGAGACCTCGCTCCCGGATGTCTCGCGCTGCCGGTCTATGGCAACAGCGAGGCGCTGATCGTCACCGCGATGCAGCACGACGACCCGGCAGAGAAGGCGCTGGTGTCCGATGGACGCCCGGCCGACGGGGTGACCCTCGAGATTCGTGACGAGGCGGGCGCAGCCGTCACCGACGGCAGCGAAGGCGAGATCGTGTTCCGCAGCCCCGGGTTGCTGCTCGGCTACTGGAACGACCCGCAGAAGACTGCCGGCGCTATCGGGGCCGACGGATTCTTCGCCAGCGGCGACCTGGGTAAGGTCACCGACGGCTACCTGCGCGTCACCGGGCGTATCAAAGACCTGATCATCCGTGGTGGCCTCAACATCTCTGCGCGCGAGGTAGAAGAGAACGCCGCCTACCATCCGGCGATTACGGCGGTCGCCGCCGTGTCGATGCCCGACGAGCGGCTGGGCGAAAAGGTGTGCGCCTTCATCGTGGCGGCCGGAGACGAACAGCTGACCATCGGCGAACTCGCCGCCTTCTTGCAGGGCGAGCGACACATCGCGGCGCACAAATGCCCCGAACGCATCATCTACATCGACGAGTTGCCGACGACTGCGACCGGCAAGGTCAAGAAGTTCGAACTGCGTCAGCGCGCCGCTGTCTGAGACGCTACGTGGCCCGGTGACCGGCCGGCGAAGCGCGTGCGGCCGGTCACCGGGTCACGCCTCGTCGGCCGCAACCGAAACCGCAACCGCGACGGATGCCTCGGCACTCACGACGGCAACCGTGTTTACGGCCGCGACGAGCGTGATCTCCGCCAGGCCGGCCCGCACGGCACCCACTGTCGCCGACACCTCGATGGTGTCGCCGAGGCGCACGGGGGCGACGAAGCGAACATCGAGCGAGCGCAGGTTCTCGACCCCGACCCAGTCGGTCAGAAAACCGGCGAGGATTCCCGCCTGAAACTGCCCCATGGCGATCACGTCGTCGAATCCTGCCCTCCGAGCGGCCTCCGGGTCGTGATGCAGAGGATTGAAGTCTCCGCCGGCGCCGGCGAAACGCACGATGTCGGTGCGCGTGACGGGCCCGACCCGGCGTGGCGAGGGTGGTACGAGGGTCATGCGCTCGGCCTTTCGATGAGTACTTCGCGCTGCACCAGGGCGGTCTCGCCGCCCTGGTCGACGAACTCGGTGGCGAGGGTGACCAGGCGCAGGGGGCCACGCTTGCTCTCGCGCACGAGGTCGGCCTCGACACGGCGGGTGGCGACGAGACGATCGCCTGAGACCAGCGGCCGTGAGTACTGCCACGACACCGATCCCACCACGATGCGCTCGATGGCGAGCCCGAGCCGGGCGACGAAGTCGCGCTGATCGCGGTAGTGCCCCGTCACGACCGAATGGGTCGCCGTAGCCAGTTCGCCGCTGAGGTGGCGCGGGTCTTCGGTGAACGTGGCGCAGGCGAATTCTCGAATCTTTCCGGCTTCTACCGTGAACTCGACGACATCGACGACGCCTCCGATGGGAATTCCAGCCACTTTCACCTCTTTTGGTCTGACCAATAGTATCATCAGACCTGAAACATGTGAGGAAGTGTAATGGACCTGTCGGATTCGCCCGAAGAAGCACGATTCCGCGCCGACGCTCGAGCCTTCATCGAGACGACGCTGCCGACCCTGCCCTGGCCGGAACCCGCCGATCTGGTGGCGAAGGTTCCGTTCTGGACCCAGTGGCAGAAGGCCCTGTTCGAGGGCGGGTATGCCGGGCTGTCATGGCCGAAAGAGTACGGTGGCGGGGGTGCCGGCCCGAACATCCGGGCCATCTTCGCAGAAGAGCTCGATCTGGCCGGAGCCCCCGAGCGCCTGAACACCATCGGCGAAGACTTCTCGGGCCCGACGATCATCGATTTCGGCACGCCTGAGCAGAAAGACCGCTTTCTGCGCCCGATTCTGGCCGGCGACGACATCTGGTGCCAGCTCTTCTCCGAGCCGGAGGCCGGGTCAGACCTGGCCTCGCTGCGCACCAAAGCGACGAAGGTCGAAGGCGGGTTCTCGATCACGGGCCAGAAGATCTGGACCAGCCGCGCGCACATCGCCTCGTACGCCATCTTGCTCGCCCGCACCGGAACCGAGCCGCGGCACAAGTCAATCACCTTCTTCATCTTGCCCCTGAACAGCCCCGGCGTCACGATTCGCCCGCTGCGGCACATGCTCGGCGAGGCCGAATTCAACGAGGTCTTTCTCGACGAGGTCTTCGTGCCCGACGACTTGGTCGTCGGCGAGGTCGACGGTGGCTGGGCGGTGACCATGGGCACGCTCGCCTACGAGCGCGTGGCGATCGCCACGGGTCGGGTCAACACCCAGCGTGCCGTGCGCGACATCGTCGCAGACGTGCGCACCGCGACCGACAGCGCCGGCCGCCCTCTCGGCGCCGACTCTCGTGTGCGCGACACCGTCGCCGATCTCTATGGCCGGGCGCTCATCCACTACCTCATCGGCCAGCGGGTCGTCTCGCTGGCCACCGACGACGGCCCTCCCGGCCCCGTGACGTCGATCGGCAAGCTGTTCTTCTGCCCGCTCGTCGAAGATCTCGCCGACTTTCGGCTCTCGCTCTCGCCTCTCGGCGGGCAATTCGCGCCCGAGGGCGACGATCACGAAACAGCGCGCTGGGTGCGCCTGGCCTACCAAGCGCGCGGCACCGCCATCGCCGGCGGTTCCACCTTCATTCAGCGCAACATCGTCGCCGAACGGATGCTCGCCATGCCCCGGAGCGCACGATGACCGATTACGAATGGCAGCCGACTGCCGAATACATCGAGAACGCGAACGTCACCCGGCTCGGGCGCAGCAACGACCTGGCGACCCTGCCCGAGTTGCGAGCGCGGTCGGTCGCCGACATCGGCTGGTACTGGAACGCGGTGGTGGCGGATCTCGGTCTGCCGTTCCGCACGCCGTACAACGAAGTCGTCGACGTCTCGGCGGGCATCGAGCGCCCCGAGTGGTTCACCGGGTCGACGATGAACATCGTCGACGCCTGCCTGACCCGCTGGCAGACGCCGCAGCACGCCGACAAGATCGCCGTGGCGCACGAGGCCGAAGACGGCACCGTCACGAAGCTGACCTATCGTGAAGTCGCACAACAGGCCGCCTCCATCGCGGCCGGGCTGAGCTCGCTCGGCGTGAAACGCGGCGACCCGGTTGCACTGTTTCTGCCGATGATTCCCGAGGCCGTGATCGCGTGTTACGCCATCGCGTCGCTCGGCGCCATCATCGTGCCGCTGTTCTCGGGTTTCGCACCCTCGGCCATTGCGGCGCGAATCCAGGACGCCGGGGCGGTCGCCGTGATCGTGGCCGATGGCACCCTTCGCCGCCACCGCCGTGTCGAAATGAAGAGACTGCTCGATGAGGCTGTGGCGAATTGCCCGAGCGTCGAGCACGTCATCGTGGTCGAGAACGTCGGGGGTGACACCGCGACATCCCCTCTCGACGTCGCGTGGAACACCCTGCTCGAGACGTCGACTGCGGCCGGCGAAGCGCTCGGAGTCTCCGCCACAGAAACGTTGCTGTTGGCGTACACCTCGGGCACCACCGGAAAGCCGAAGGGCGCCGTTCACACCCACGCCGGGTTCTTGGTGAAGACCGCCAGCGAAGTCGCCTACTCGTTCGACGTCGGGCCCGACGGGGTGTTCTGCTGGATCACCGACATGGGCTGGATCATGGGGCCGCTCTCGATCTTCGGCACGCACGCCAACGGGGCGACGCTCGTGCTCTACGAAGGCTCACCCGACGTTCCCGACATCGATCGGCTGTGGGCGCTCGTTCAGACCCATCGGGTGACGATGCTCGGGGTTTCGCCGACACTGATTCGAACGCTGCGGGCGGCGAACTCGACCACCTACGCCGACTACGACCTGTCGAGCGTGCACGTTCTCGGCTCGACGGGAGAACCGTGGGATCCGAGCGCCTATGAATGGCTCGCCGTCGATGTTTTCGACGACCGCGTTCCGATCATCAACTTCTCGGGCGGAACCGAGGTCGGCGGGTCGTTTCTCGCGCCCTACCCGGTCGAGACCATCCGCAGCTGTTCGCTCGGCGGCCCGTCGCTCGGCATGGATGTCGACGTGGTCGACGCGAACGGCGACTCGGTGCGCGGCGAGGTGGGCGAGCTCGTCTGCCGTCAGCCCTGGCCGGCGATGACGCGCGGCATCTGGAAAGACGACGCCCGTTACCTCGACGCGTACTGGAACACCTTTCCCGGCCTGTGGCACCACGGCGACTTCGCCCTCGTCGACGACGGCCAGTGGTTCATTCTCGGCCGATCAGACGACGTCATGAACGTGGCGGGCAAACGACTGGCGCCGGCCGAGGTCGAATCGGTGCTGATCACGCATCCCGCTGTGGTCGAGGCGGCCGCGGTCGGTGTGCCCGACTCGACGAAGGGCGAGACCGTCTGGGCATTCTGGGTGCCACGCGCCTCCTCGACCGAAGACGTGTCAGACGAGTTGCGCGCTCTCGTTGCCAGCGAGCTGGGCAAACCGTTTGCGCCGTCGCTGGTGCGGCGCGTCAGCCAGCTGCCGAAGACCCGCTCACAGAAGATCATGCGGCGCGCGGTTCGAGCCGCCGCGCTCAACCTGCCTCAGGGCGATCTGTCGGGGGCCGAGAATCCGGATGCGGTCGACGAGATCGCCCGCGCCGTGGGAAGCCAGACCACCAAATGACGGCGGATCACCCCGTGACGCCGGATCACCGCATGAAGCCGGAGAACCACATGAAGCCGGAGAACCAGGCTCGCGGTTACGGCAGCTCGATCTCGGCGCGTTCGTCGCGCTTCAGAATCTCTTGGGCGTAGGAATGCACATGGCGCTTCATACGACGCACGGCCGCCTCGCCGTCTTTGTCGCGGATGGCCGCGGTGATGGTCTCGTGCGACCGGATCGTGGTGTGCCGCACCTCGGTGTCGACGAAGTTCTCGTCTTCGGTCGCGGTGTAGATCGCGCGCGACAGAGCCGTCATCATGCCCGAGAGCAGCTCGTTGTGACTCGCTCGCGCCACCGCGACGTGCCAGTCGACATTGGCCTGCAAGAACTTCGCCAGCCCGCCGGTGTCGTCGGAGATCGCCGCGTTGGCGGCATCGAGGGCGGCGAGGTCATCGTCGGTTCGGGCACTCGCCGCGAGCTGGGCGCAGAACGGCTCGATGGCCTCACGCGTCTCGAGCAACGCGGCGAGCCGAATCTGACGGCCGCGGATGAGCAGGTTGACGGTTCGCGCCATGGCCTCTTCGCCCGGCTGCTGCACGAAGGCGCCGCCGGTGCGTCCGGCCTTGATGCGGATGAGACCCTGCACCTCGAGAATGCGCAGCGCCTCGCGTACGGTCGTGCGGCTCATTCCGGTCTGGGTGACGAGATCTCGTTCAGCGGGCAGCCCCATGCCCTCGGCGAATTCACCGGTCAGAATGCGCTCGCGAAGCTCGTTCGCCAGCACGTCAGACGCCTTCGGAACCTTCATCGGAGAGAGCTGGATCGACGAGCGCCCGCTTCGACCCTGCGCGTTCGTGTCCGACATCGAATCCCCTTTTATGGCCTGATATTTAGTCCCAATGTATCATTGACGCTTCGCCATTTACCGTTGAACGGTACCTGTGCGGGCACCTCGCAAAGGAGCACCCCATGCGGTGGGCAGTAGATCCAGAACAGCAGATGTTCATCGAAGCGTTCTCCGATTGGCTCGATCGCTTCGCCACAGCAGAACGAGTGCGCGCCTGGCTCGACGAGGGCGATGCCGCGACATTCGAGAACGGACTCGCCGAAGAAGGCTGGCTGGCCGTCGGGCTGGCCGAGGAGCGCGGTGGCCAGGGCGGCGGGTTGCTCGAACTCGCCCTGATCGCCGAACAGCTCTCCCGGCGCGCCGCGCCGTCGTCGGCGTGGCTTGCAACAGTGCTCGCGCTGCCCGCGCTCGACGCAGAGCAGGCGACGGCCTTCGTCGAAGAGGGCCGCTTTCTCGCCCTCGCCGTAAGCGCCGACAGCGCGATGCTGGCGAGCGACTTCACCGTCGAAGCCGGCCTCATCAGCGGCGTAGCGCACACGGTGCTCGGCGCCGATCGGGCACACTCGCTCATCGTCTCGGCCGACGGCGCGCTCTATCTCGTCGAGGCGACCTCGCCGGGCGTCTCGATCGAGTCGACGCCGTTGCTCGACCGAAGCCGCAGTACTGCGACCGTGACCCTTACCGGCGCCACCGGTACCCCGCTCGAGGCCGACGCCGACGACGTTCTGACAACGGCGCGGCTTCGAGCCGCTGTTCTCGTGGCCGCCGACAGTCTCGGCGCAGCGTCGCGCCTGCTCGAGTTGGCCGTCGAATACAGCAAGCAGCGCACGCAGTTCGGCGCACCCATCGGGTCTTTCCAGGCGATGAAACACGCTGCCGCAACCATGTTGGTCGACGAGGAAGCGACGCGTTCGATCGTGTACTTCGCAGCGGCATCCGTCGACCAGAACCTGCCCGAGAGCGCGCTTCACGCGGCGACCGCCAAGGCTCAGGGCACGGCGAACGGGTCGCATTCAGCGGAGTCTGCTCTCACCATGCACGGAGCCATCGGGTACACGTGGGAGCACGACCTGCAGCTTCTGTACAAGCGCACCAAGCTCGACGTGCCGCTGTTCGGCAGCCCTGCCGAGTGGAACGAACGGATCGCCGAGGCATTGGTGCTGGTGCCGGTAGCCTAAATGGTCAGTCCTTTGATAAGGTAAGTCCAAGAACGCGAAACGGAGTCATTGTGGATTTTGAGCTCACCGAAGACCAGGTGACGATACGCGACGCCGTCACCGACCTCGCCAAGCGGTTCGACGACGAATACTGGATGCACAAAGACCTCGACAAAGAATTTCCCACCGAGTTCTACAACGCCATGGCCGAGGGCGGCTGGCTCGGCATCACTACTCCCGAAGAATACGGCGGTCACGGTTTCGGCATCACCGAGGCGTCGCTTCTCATCGAGGCGGTTGCCGCATCGGGAGGCGGAATGAACGCCGCTAGTTCGATCCATCTCAGCATCTTCGGCATGCACCCGGTCATCGTGCACGGCTCCGACGAGATGAAGCAGCAGAACCTGCCGCGCATCGTGAACGGCGACCTGCACGTCTGTTTCGGCGTGACCGAACCCGACGCCGGGCTCGACACGACCCGCATCACGACCTTCGCCAAACGCGACGGCGATCACTACGTGGTCAACGGTAAGAAGGTGTGGATCTCGAAGGCCATGGAGTCAGAGAAGATTCTGCTGCTGACCCGCACGGCGAAGTTCGAAGACTCCCCCAAGAAGACCGACGGCTTGACCCTCTTCTTCACCGACCTCGACCGCTCGGCAATCGACGTGAAGCCCATCAAGAAGATGGGCCGCAACGCCGTCAGCTCTAACGAACTCTTCATCGACAACCTGCACATTCCGGTCGAAGACCGCATCGGCGAAGAAGGCAAAGGCTTTCGCTACATTCTCGACGGCCTGAACCCCGAACGGATGCTCGTCGCAGCCGAAGCGCTCGGAATCGGCCGAGCCGCCCTTCGCCGTGCGGTGCAGTACGGCAACGACCGTCACGTCTTCGGCCGGCCCATCGGCATGAACCAGGGGCTGCAGTTTCCGCTCGCCGATGCGCTCGCCCGGCTCGATGCTGCAGAGCTGATGCTGCGCAAGGCCACCTGGCTCTACGACAAGGGCCTGCCGTGCGCCCGCGAGGCGAACATGGCGAAATACCTCTGCGCCGACGCCGGCTTCGAGGCCGCCGACCGCGCGCTGCAGACGCACGGCGGCATGGGTTACGCCGAGGAGTACCACGTGGCGCGTTACTTCAGAGAGTCCCGGCTGCTGCGCATCGCTCCGCTCAGCCAGGAGATGGTGCTCAACTACATCGGCGAGCACGTGCTCGGTCTGCCGAGGAGCTACTGATGGGCATCCTCTCGGGGCGGTCGGCGCTGGTGACGGGCGCGGGCGGCGGAATCGGTGCAGCGGTGTCTCGTGCACTCGCGCGAAACGGGGCCGCCGTACTGGTCACCGACATCTATGCCGAGGCGGCACAGGCGGTGGCCGATGCCATCGTGGCCGACGGCTTCACCGCCGAAGCGTTCGCGTTCGACGTTCGCGACAGCTCGGCTGCCGCTGACGCTGCTGCGGCGGCCGCCCGTCTCGCCGACGGCGTGCTGCACATTCTCGTCAACAACGCCGGTGCGATCGCGCCCGCGATGTTCAAGAACCTCGACGAAGACGACTTTCGCCGCATCGTGGAGATTCACCTGATGGGCAGTTTCAACTGCAGCAAGGCAGCGCTCGGCTACCTTCCCGACGACGGCTCGGGGCGCATCATCAATGTGACCTCCGCCGCCGGCATCGTGGGCACCATCGGGCAGGCGAACTACGGCGCGGCGAAGGCCGGCATCATCGGGCTGACAAAATCGTTGGCCAAAGAGCTGGCTCGCCGGGCGATCACCGTGAACGCGATCGCACCGCTCGCTGCGACGGCCATGACGCAGAACATTCGCGACAACGAGAAGCTGGCCGCGGTCACGCTCGCCCGCATTCCCCTCGGCCGGTGGGCCGAACCCGACGAGATCGCCGAGACGTTCGTCTTCTTCGCCTCAGACGCGGCGGGGTACATCACGGGGCAAGTACTGCCGGTCGACGGTGGAACGGTGATCTGATGGTCTTCGACAATCCCTTCATCGCTTCGGGCCGCGAGGCCCTCATCGCCGAGGCGGTGCGCACCCCCATGGGCAAGGCCAATCCCGAAAAAGGCTGGTTCCGCGACACGCACCCGAACGTGATGCTCGGAGCGGTGTACACCGACCTACTGAACCGAAGCGGCATCGACCCGAGCGACATCGACGACCTCATCATCGGCTGCACCGCACAGTTCGGCGAGCAGTCCCGCAACATCGGGCGCAACGCCTGGCTCCAGGCCGGTTACCCGCCCGAGGTTCCCGCCGTGATGGTCGACCGGCGCTGCGGCTCGGCCCAGACCTCTGTCGCCATGGCCGCGGCGTTCGTCGCCTCGGGCACGCATGAGCTCGTGATCGCCGGCGGTGTAGAGAGCATGACCCACGTGCCGATGAACTCGGTCGGCAAAATCGAAGAGCTCTACGGCAAGGCCTGGCCGAAAGAACTGCTCGACCAGTACGAGATGGTCACCCAGGGCGAGAGCGCCGAACTCATCGCCGAACGCTGGAACATCAGCCGCACCGAGATGGACGAATTCGCCGTTCGATCGCATGCCCTGGCTGCTGCCGCCATAGCGGACGGGCGTTTCGACGCCGAGATGGTGCCCATGACCCTCGACGGCGAACAGCGGATGAGCGATCAGAGCGTTCGCCCCGGCACCAGTCTCGACACCCTCGCCGGTCTGAAAACCGTGTTCCGCCCCGAGAACGGTCGCGTGACGGCGGGCACCTCGTCCCCACTAACCGATGGTGCCGCCGGCGTGCTGCTCGCATCGCGGGCCGCCTCCGAGAAGCACGGGCTGAAGATCAGGGCCAGAATCCTCGACCAGACCACCGTGGGCGTCGACCCGATCATCATGCTCACCGGGCCCATTCCCGCGACGCGCAAACTGCTCGCGCGCAACGGCCTCACTATCGGCGATATCGACCTCATCGAGATCAACGAAGCCTTCGGCTCCGTGGTTCTGGCCTGGCAGCAAGAGCTCGAGCCCGACATGCAGCGGGTCAACGTGAACGGCGGCGCCATCGCTCTCGGGCATCC
Coding sequences:
- a CDS encoding thiolase family protein → MVFDNPFIASGREALIAEAVRTPMGKANPEKGWFRDTHPNVMLGAVYTDLLNRSGIDPSDIDDLIIGCTAQFGEQSRNIGRNAWLQAGYPPEVPAVMVDRRCGSAQTSVAMAAAFVASGTHELVIAGGVESMTHVPMNSVGKIEELYGKAWPKELLDQYEMVTQGESAELIAERWNISRTEMDEFAVRSHALAAAAIADGRFDAEMVPMTLDGEQRMSDQSVRPGTSLDTLAGLKTVFRPENGRVTAGTSSPLTDGAAGVLLASRAASEKHGLKIRARILDQTTVGVDPIIMLTGPIPATRKLLARNGLTIGDIDLIEINEAFGSVVLAWQQELEPDMQRVNVNGGAIALGHPVGATGSRLIATLLAEMERRDVELGLVTMCCGGGLGTATLIQRLET
- a CDS encoding SDR family NAD(P)-dependent oxidoreductase, which produces MGILSGRSALVTGAGGGIGAAVSRALARNGAAVLVTDIYAEAAQAVADAIVADGFTAEAFAFDVRDSSAAADAAAAAARLADGVLHILVNNAGAIAPAMFKNLDEDDFRRIVEIHLMGSFNCSKAALGYLPDDGSGRIINVTSAAGIVGTIGQANYGAAKAGIIGLTKSLAKELARRAITVNAIAPLAATAMTQNIRDNEKLAAVTLARIPLGRWAEPDEIAETFVFFASDAAGYITGQVLPVDGGTVI
- a CDS encoding acyl-CoA dehydrogenase family protein, encoding MDFELTEDQVTIRDAVTDLAKRFDDEYWMHKDLDKEFPTEFYNAMAEGGWLGITTPEEYGGHGFGITEASLLIEAVAASGGGMNAASSIHLSIFGMHPVIVHGSDEMKQQNLPRIVNGDLHVCFGVTEPDAGLDTTRITTFAKRDGDHYVVNGKKVWISKAMESEKILLLTRTAKFEDSPKKTDGLTLFFTDLDRSAIDVKPIKKMGRNAVSSNELFIDNLHIPVEDRIGEEGKGFRYILDGLNPERMLVAAEALGIGRAALRRAVQYGNDRHVFGRPIGMNQGLQFPLADALARLDAAELMLRKATWLYDKGLPCAREANMAKYLCADAGFEAADRALQTHGGMGYAEEYHVARYFRESRLLRIAPLSQEMVLNYIGEHVLGLPRSY